Proteins found in one Actinokineospora alba genomic segment:
- a CDS encoding ABC transporter permease: MQTTTPLPPQKRSRSRDDHQQAAAVWLHYLAVRARGLVVVLVAITILTFLVVRLVPGDPARLILGPTASAEDVKRVREQLGLTDSLPQQFWSYVTGILHGDLGTSFTNSQPVSTLLSQRFPLTVELACAGLLVVILLGFPLGLAAGLLGRDGRGAWRSGVFSAITSVVGALPEYITGTLLILIFPLTLGYLPVQGGSGPDEILLPALAVGLGPAAVLARLVRNETRAVLNQEYMMTAASKRISTWRTVSRHILPNVITSTLTLGGVLLIALIGGTVITENVFNMAGLGNALVRAVQSNDYPVVQGILLLLGLVAVLINVAVDVVLGVLDPRVLGETA, encoded by the coding sequence ATGCAGACAACCACACCGCTGCCGCCACAGAAGCGCAGCAGATCGAGAGACGACCACCAGCAGGCGGCCGCGGTGTGGCTGCACTACCTTGCGGTCCGGGCCAGGGGACTCGTCGTCGTGCTCGTCGCGATCACGATTCTCACGTTCCTGGTCGTGCGGCTCGTCCCGGGCGATCCCGCCCGACTCATCCTCGGACCGACGGCAAGCGCCGAGGATGTGAAGCGGGTCCGCGAACAACTGGGACTGACTGACTCGCTGCCTCAGCAGTTTTGGTCCTACGTGACCGGAATCCTGCACGGTGACCTGGGAACCTCGTTCACTAACAGCCAGCCGGTCTCGACCCTTCTCAGCCAGCGCTTCCCGCTCACCGTCGAGCTTGCCTGCGCGGGCCTGCTGGTCGTTATCCTCCTCGGATTCCCCCTCGGCCTGGCGGCCGGCCTCCTCGGGAGGGACGGTCGCGGGGCCTGGCGAAGCGGCGTCTTCTCCGCAATCACATCAGTCGTCGGCGCGCTTCCCGAGTACATCACCGGAACGTTGCTGATCCTCATCTTCCCGCTGACCTTGGGCTACCTGCCAGTCCAAGGAGGATCCGGGCCAGACGAGATCCTGCTTCCGGCGTTGGCCGTAGGCCTTGGGCCAGCCGCCGTCCTCGCACGACTCGTCCGCAACGAGACCCGCGCCGTGCTCAATCAGGAGTACATGATGACCGCCGCCAGTAAGCGGATCAGCACCTGGCGCACTGTCAGCCGACACATCCTGCCCAACGTCATCACAAGCACGCTCACCTTGGGAGGCGTCCTGCTCATCGCGCTCATCGGCGGTACGGTCATCACCGAGAACGTCTTCAACATGGCCGGCCTAGGCAACGCCTTGGTTAGAGCCGTTCAGAGCAACGACTACCCGGTCGTCCAAGGCATCCTCCTGCTCCTTGGATTGGTGGCGGTGCTCATCAACGTTGCGGTCGATGTCGTGCTCGGCGTGCTCGATCCCCGAGTGCTGGGAGAGACCGCATGA